The following nucleotide sequence is from Cinclus cinclus chromosome 23, bCinCin1.1, whole genome shotgun sequence.
cagCCAGGTTAGAGGATTAGAGAAAAACAAGCAGATACAAAGAGCATTCAGGAGCAGGCTGAATTCACAGAGGCAGTAAACAGATTTACTTTGCAATAAAACAAAGTAGATCCCAGGAGAGAATCTCATTAAGATTACCCAGAAGTCAATGACAGAGACAGACAGAACATGTGACAGGCCAAATTGGACAAAATCAACACTCAGAAGGGGCAGAGACACAAACACAGGAGTGGGGCCCACATAAAGGGTGATGGTTTCCACTCCACTGCTGTACTACATTGAGGAGTTTACAGGGGAATAAATCAAGCACACAGCAGCTTGCCCCACCACAGGGACCCAAAAGGTCAGTTAAACCTTTTGCTGTCACCCACTGTGGATAAGTGAACACCTCGGAGGAACAGACTACTCATCCCAACTCCCCAGGTGGCAGCTGGGCCAGAGCAAAGGCTCCAAACAACTCCTCTGCTTTGTGAATTCAGCCCCTGAATAACTGAAGGTCTCCAAATGGCTGGGAACACACAGGCTGGGATGGAAGCAGGACCACCCTGGTAAGCCATCATCACTGGCAGTCACTAACTCTCAGTCTTTAGAAGTGATGCAATACCTTACCAGTGCTACTCTGACACTGGAAGCCAGCATGGAAATGGTGCATTTCAGTTATTCAGTCTAGTTGCCAAAGCAAGTGTAACCACAGAAAGACAGGAACAGCATTAGGAGTGCAACCACTGGGATCCAACACCAGACAAGCagtcacagagctgcaggactcTGCAGGGGTTACACCGGAGCACGGAGTATGCTGTAAGCACAACAGGAACAGTGCAGGGCATCACCACTCCCACCCAGCTCTGCCGAGTTACACACCACACCAGAAGTGAAACCTGGCTCAGTTTAGGCCAACTGGACTCGCCTAAATTTACTGTCATGAGTGCACCCTACAAAAATTCAGGAGAACTGCTTTATGACAGCTGAAGGCAGACAGAAAAGCTTCAATTACATCCTGTAAACAACTGCACTCTGTGCAAAACTTAGACTCCTTTTAAGATCATTCAAATGTAACTGGTTTCTCCCTTACAGGTTATACTGGATATATCCCTTTTAAGAGGTCTTTAATCTTGTTTTACTGAAGCACACACATGGGAGATCTCTAAGGCAGTGCCATCTGGAAGCATTTAAGGCCATCACATTACATGCAAGATTATACTTGAAACAACAGTTTAAAGAAACTACAATGTGCATCCTGTACATCCTCCcaagcaatttttctttttctttaaatgagtTGCAACTCAGGCCCACAAAATAGCTAAAGACTTCAGATAAATAATACCTCTGAAGTCTAAATATTAATTagatttcctttctctgtgagAATAAGGCTCTAGCATAAAATCAATTATGTACTGTTAGACAGATTAAGAACCCAGGCAGGACAAGAGTCAAAAAACCAATTTTATTTAAGTTCTCCTATTCAGGGACTCCTCTTATTTTTGTATCACCTGGAAGAAATTTGTTCAGGAGTGCAGAATGTGGGATTTGTTTCAAAGGACCTAGCAAAAAGGagaagaggataaaaaaaaaaaaaaaaagaactgggACAAAACTGTTGTGAAAATGGACCAGGGTTAAAAGCCTGGATGACCACAAGTAACAACATGAAGTGTAACTGTGTCCAACACCACAGGCACACAAGTCTGTTAAAATCATGACTTCTTTGTTACACTGGGAACAGGCTGAGATCAGGCTTCCTTTACTCCCTCCCTCTGTTTATGGACGTTTTAAGGCACTTTATAAATCTGTGTCAAAACTGGCAACCTATcatcaggagaaaaaagaaaccaaattcagcattttctctGGTGTTAGGTACTAGGACTGGGCTTCAGGAAGCCCAAACACTTGTATTGTATCCAAGAGTAACAGAAGTAACAATCACTGGTAGCTGCAATCTGTCACTCACTCTTTCCTAAGAGCAAAGTCTTATCTACTTGTCACAGTGGCACTGGGTCCTATTTTGTACTGAAGAGTTAGAGACAGACACTGAAAACGCCTTCATCACAAAAAGGGATTCCACGACCTGAGGAAAAGGGGATAGAACTGGCTCTCTAATAAAGCAGTCATTCAAACTTAGGGAGAAGATACTCTATCTGTACAGAACAATCTCAGGAACTCAGCCTCTCATGATTCACATTGTACAAAAACAAGTAACATCAGCACAAATAACGCCAATGATTCTATGAGTATTTGCTACTGCGGTGTCAAAGTAATTTGTAAATTAGTTGGGAACTAGTTAGCACCCTGGACTGCTGAACAGACAGCATCCAAGGCAAAGGGACTGAATACCCAGCTGAGTCTCACTCCAACTGAAATCACCTACTAGAGCACTGCCTTGCAGATATGGAAACAACCCTCCTGGCCAGGGGAGCAGCGGCTTCTGTGTTCAGCAAGCTGCCAGTgagatcactgcaggagctccacACAGCCCTTCACAGACCAGCTACACTGGTGTTCACCAGCTACTGGTGAcagaaccaggaaaaaaaaaaaaaagtgttttgcgAGTCAGCAACAAATGAAGGGAGAAGAATGGAGTAGATGCAAACCAACTAGTTGTCCAGGTGAGAAGGTTCTGAATCCTCCTCCCATGTCACTCCTGACTCCTAAAATCATCACTTGTATACCACAAGCACTAATCCTCTGGAAGAACATTCAGGCTGAGCTTCCAAGTGCATGAAGTTGTTCACTGCAACAGATACAGATTAGTCTATCTGGAAACAGAAAGAATGGAtaaacactgacatttttttGTCATATCAACTCTTGCTCTGGTCATTCTAAGTGATTCCACGCAATTTGAGCAGACAAAAGCTCAAGTCCAAAGCTACAGAGGAAAGGGTCTCAAAGAGCAACACAGGAAAAAGGCCTGGCAGGTTATTTACCCAACTAGCAAGTTCTACAGCCTAGCATTCAGGCTGTGCCAGACACCATCTAAAACAGTATTTTGGGGCTGAACAGATCCAAGAAAAATTACAGCTCAAGCACAgatactgtaaatatttatgcCTACATAAAGCCTGTGGGCAGTTAGGAAGCATGGCCAAGACCACCTTCTGATCAGGGATTCCCAGGATGAACAGCAACATGCCTCACTACACCACCTCCAGTGCCAGTGTCCTGCACAACTCCAGCAAAGCCACTTCCTTCACAGCAGACACCCAGGAAAATCTTTGTTACAAAAAAAGCCTGAGGAGTTGAAATTGAAGTCAACATGCAATCCGGGCAAAAGAGGCAAGGTAAGTACAACTTCAGGCTTTATGAAGTTTGATAATAAAGTTTTGTGCTCAAGGAGATGAATGCACAACATAACTGGAAAGAGTGAGGGGCTTGATACTGTACACCCCTGATTCCATGCACATCAGAGAGGAACAAATTCTTTACAGAGCAGCAGTAAGGATTGTTAAAAGAGTTATAATCAATTCTGCGAGAGCAAGAACCTAGGATTAAGTTCCCAGAGCATCCAAAGTCAAGGCAACAGGTCAGCTAGCCAGAAAATGGCTCCCACTAGTACTCCTAACTGAGAGGGAAAAGATAATTGAGTTTCTTGCTCTCAAGTCAGCTACTTTAGTTGGCTTTTGATTCACATTCACAAGTTATAAACATGATGGAAGAACTGTCTTAAGAACTATTTAactgttattttctgtttcaacaGAACATCTATCTGAAGGAAGAACACAGGAAACAGCTCACCACTAGCTGCACAGGAAGGGCAGGCAGCTCTCAGCTATGAAGGTTTCTGATCTTAAAAGTACCAGCAGTAACTTTAATGagaggcttttttcccccctttgcCTGCTTGTTTCAGCAGTGAGTTGCACTCTGTGTCCCAACCCAATTATTATTGTCCATAATGTACCTTCTAAGTTTTCAACAGTTATTTTTCTCCAGCACAGAAGCAAACAACAGTATGCATTATCCTCCTCCATCACCCCTCTACATAGGCCTAATCCACACAGCTGATTTTCTTTGTACCACTGCCAATTCTTTGTGCCTTAGAACAACATGACAAAGAGAAAGCTACAGTGTAAATAGCAGAAGCCAAGCTTACACCCCTTCACATCCATATTGAACTGTTTTTCCctggaagtgaaaaaaatatgggataaaagcaagcaaaagtgGTCAAAGACCAACCCTTACCTGCGTAAGTGCAGAGCATTCCACATATTTTACAGCCTTCAGGTCCCGGGCCAGCTTTTCAGCAGTCTCTGGAGTTATGGGCTTCTGCTTGTTCTTGGCAAGTTTCTCAATTGTTGAGGGATCATCTCTTAAATCAATCTGGGTCCCAACAAGCAGAAAAGGAGTCTTTGGACAGTGGTGAGTAATTTCAGGTACCCACTAAAGACAGAAGAGACACAGCACTTGTTACTAGCTACCTAAGACAACTCCTGACATACTTCAGCAGCTCCCTTTTCAAGCAGAGTTCAACCAaccttttctttcacattttcaaaTGAAGAAGGAGAGACCACTGAAAAACAGACCAGAAATACATCTGTCTGTGGATAGCTGAGGGGTCGTAATCTATCATAGTCTTCCTGACCTAGAAAGGAGGAAATTAACACTGTATTAGACCCAGATAACAAAATCCTGCCCTTTACGGGGAGTCAGAATGCACATTACATCACAATAACATTGCTGTGATTAATCCTAACTCCTAAGCAAAGAGCCAAGCACACTGTGAACTcaaacatttgaaaaatctATGTTTCAAATCCAGAATTCATCCAGTTGCTACGTAACAGTGAGCTGCTGAAAGTCACAGGAAAGCTGGGAAGTCTCCAAGACATTTTGAGATCAAACACCCTCAGACTGCGTAACACTTAATTTATAAAGGAAAGATGCAGAACGTGGATTCAGTTATAGATGAGGTCCTCTGTACCTAGTCCATTCATTTCAAGTATCATCCCATCAAATTTCATTACcctgcaaaaaaaccctgctctttggaggggagaaaaaaatagtttaattcACAAGAATGTTCTGACGGATGCTGTGAGCACTCAGTGAAGTGTCCCCAGCCATGAGGAGGAGAATGCTGCTGGTACACATGACTGTGATCAGGCCACTCTAAAACCTCACCGAAGTCCCAGCATGGGCTGTGTTTGGGAAGAAGCCAGCCTCTTCCCTTTGAGTCTCTACAGGCAGGCAGTCTCTGCAAGGCACCATTAGCACTGATCCACCAGCCTGACACTGTGCAATCTCACTCAAACTTTCTGCCCAATTTGGCAGCACTGCCTTTAGAAAGTCAATTTGGCACTGAAGCTGCTGCACTTACTGGCAACCAAATCTGAAACACTTGTTTAAAATCTCAGATTCCAACTAATGTAATCTGTCTCCTTCATCAAACAGGACAAAGACCTCCAAGGGACATCTCTGactattccaggttgctccaagccccggCCAACctagccttggacacttctagggatggggcagcccatagcttctctgggcaccctgtgtcagggcctcactatcctcacagtgaagaatttcttcctagcacctaatttaaaaatctaaaataccTTGTTGCAATTAACCAAAAGCCAGTCTTCCAAAGCTCAAAACAAAGACTTGGGTTTTAATCTGAGAACTAGCCATAGGGGTTTCATACATTACTAAATTTTGTCACCTGTGCTGGCTGCTATATAGAAAAAGTTGGCAACCAttaagaaaaaatgcttttccctCAGCAGTCCAGCTCTGGACAGAAAGCCTTTACATTCACAAGTGCACAAAGTCACCATTAAAGTAATGCATTAGAAGTCATTTGGTAACTTCTCAAAGTTACTAGCTGGATCACTGTTTGTGTTGATAACAGATGAAAGTGTGTAACTATATACACAACACTTCTCAGAGGTGTGAACCCTCAGACAGAAAACAGGCAGAGAAGGACCCCACACAACTCCCCACACAGGGACCATGCAATGCTACAACTGCTGTAGGACCACCAAGATCCCTACAGCAGACCACTCATGTCAGGGAGTCCCTCTTTTCCACCTAACTCCTTATCCATGAACTAGGGAGCTTACAATAATGGGAACATGAATCACATTTGGGAGGAGAACATGGAGAGCTAAGTGAAGCCATGGTGAAGAATACATTCACTACAGACAGCTCAGGCTACAGatgcagtgccagctgcaggTTGAGCTCTGGGTGTCTGGGAGCCCCAGGTGAGCTGGCACTGACCCTTTGCACAGCAAAGGGCCTGGGGACCTGTGGCACAGCCACATCTGTCTGATGACACTCAGAGATCCAGCTGACTCCTTGGCTCTTGCTGTAAGCCCCCAGACTTTCAAAAACACACTGTGATATAAAAAGCCACGGTATGCTTTGTTCAGGGTCTCTTCCCAGAGGCACTAGCTCAAgctgttattttggttttgcacCACGATTAAATTTTAAGGATCTGAATACCTGAGACATCTGTGGGAAACCTGGGGCCGAGGCAATAAGAAGACCTTGTCTCACTGTCAAGTGTGGTGCATGTTGAGAACCAAGCGAGGCCCCACTGGgtcactggagctgctgctaCGAACAGGCTTCAGTCCCAGCTCAGGTGGTGAAGTGACCAGATGGCCAAACAGGAAAGTTTATTTAACAGCTATAGGGTTTAACTGGAAGCCTAAAATGGTTTCATTAATCAAATCAGAGGCTAATGATGCATGTAAGAACAAAGCTGGAAACAGTCAGACTAAATTATATCAGACAATTTCAGATGAAAGCTTACGAACTAAGCTCTCTAAAGGGCTATTCTGAAGAAGAGTTTATAATACCAGTTGCTGCCACATCACTTCAGTATTATTAGGCAGTAGTGACTGGGTATCCAGCAGCTGAACCAGTTTCTAACCTTTTTTAGTAATTTCCCACATGCAAAGCAATGTTTAGCTGTTTTCATCGCTGCATATTGCTCCAGCCTAAAACTGAGATGCAGCTTAAACAAGAGGccagaagatttttaattttaaaagcacacaGTGAGAGGGCTTATGAAATCTATACCCTGACTTCATCAACATTAAAGATGCAGAGACATACACACGTTTAAGAGATTCTAATATTAGTCATTCTGTCTTGACAGAATCAAGAGACATTTTCcctttctattaaaaaaaactcaacaaaaaccctcaaaccaaacaaaaaacaaacaaacaaacaaaaaacccccaatggTATATCTTTATGTTCAACATCACCTCAGATAAATTTTGGTCAAGTACAATGACACAAACACTTGGTTTCTTACCTGCAGTATCAAAGAGGCCAAGGGTGTAAGGCTCTCCTCCAATCATCACTGTTACAGCATAGTTATCAAAAACCTGGCAAGAAAAGAGACATGAATAAGCCATCTCTCAAACCATCATCCTACCCACgttgccagagcagctctgatttGAACAAGGGAAACAGAACCATCAGGCTCACAGTGCTGTTACTACTAATACCATTAACAGAACAATTCCATATGGAATAGCAATACTCCAGCTGTTTCCATGATGTACCAAAGCAAAGGCATGTGAGGTACACCACTGAATAACACATGGTAAAAACCACTGGGAAAACACCTACAACAGTGTTTGCCTGTTACTGCATGGAGGTTTCCCACACCGCCACAGAAATTCCAAACTTCAGCCTTAGGGTGACACAGTGAACACATCTCCTCCACAAGGACAGAATGGGAAATGTCAGCCCTTGCCCTTCAAGGGCACACAGTGATGGGGCTGCATCTCACAGCACCCAAATCATCTGAATATCTAAGGAACTCTATTATAGAGTCCATCCTTTCAAGAGAGATCTATCCTCCATCTTTGAAGGAAGCAGTATCTGCTAAAAATCAAATCTGTATCAAATTCAATCTTGAAGAAGAGTCTGGCTCCAGACACCAAGTTCTATTTCCTCTACTACAGCACCTGGCA
It contains:
- the CDC42 gene encoding cell division control protein 42 homolog encodes the protein MQTIKCVVVGDGAVGKTCLLISYTTNKFPSEYVPTVFDNYAVTVMIGGEPYTLGLFDTAGQEDYDRLRPLSYPQTDVFLVCFSVVSPSSFENVKEKWVPEITHHCPKTPFLLVGTQIDLRDDPSTIEKLAKNKQKPITPETAEKLARDLKAVKYVECSALTQKGLKNVFDEAILAALEPPEPKKTRRCVLL